A region from the Bacillota bacterium genome encodes:
- a CDS encoding P27 family phage terminase small subunit, producing the protein MAKDGTARGGQRVGAGRKSKALTDKIADGRLNGAMVLPEPTEMEGADVPAVKDYLKAAQKNGKDLCAEDIYIETYRWLKDRSCEMLVNNQLIEQYAMSVSRWIQCEECISEYGFLAKHPTTSAAIASPYVAMSREYMKQVNQCWYQIYQIVKENCSVEFGGRSPQDDLMERLLSARKGK; encoded by the coding sequence AGCAAGAGGTGGTCAGCGTGTTGGTGCAGGAAGAAAATCAAAAGCTTTAACAGATAAAATTGCTGATGGCAGATTAAATGGTGCCATGGTACTTCCAGAGCCAACAGAAATGGAAGGAGCCGATGTTCCGGCTGTTAAGGATTATCTGAAGGCTGCTCAGAAAAATGGTAAAGACCTCTGTGCAGAAGATATTTATATAGAAACTTACAGATGGCTAAAAGACCGTAGCTGCGAAATGTTAGTAAACAACCAGCTTATCGAGCAGTATGCCATGAGCGTCTCTCGTTGGATTCAGTGCGAGGAGTGTATTTCAGAATATGGATTTCTTGCAAAGCACCCAACTACATCAGCTGCCATCGCATCACCTTATGTTGCTATGAGCCGTGAATACATGAAGCAGGTCAATCAGTGTTGGTATCAAATCTACCAGATTGTAAAAGAAAACTGCTCTGTTGAGTTTGGTGGAAGAAGTCCGCAAGACGATTTAATGGAGCGGTTATTATCTGCTCGGAAAGGAAAATAA